The following are encoded together in the Candidatus Tumulicola sp. genome:
- a CDS encoding S1 RNA-binding domain-containing protein, protein MTTTEISPVQPEEDQLALEQQLYEESLKVLDEGQVLTGTIVQKDKDELLVDVGGKSEGVLPFRELSLAVEPKLLKVGDTLEVMIHRIDDLDGTLFLSERRARALKTWEKVIEAHERDEVIEATVTQVVKGGVLVDLGMRGFVPASQIRRQPVGNLDELVGQRLRLKVIDLDHKRHRVVLSQRLVLEEELQAKKQELLDTLEVGQIREGIVVRLADFGAFVDLGGIDGLIHNSELSYARIKHPSEVARIGDVVQVEIMKFDPDAKKVSLSLKHALPDPWDEHADKLYETNKLTAQVVKVTPNYLLVEIIPGILAMVPKGEFDSVAQYSPGQDVEVTLLTINHATRRITASIQHVADVPLEEIEQIVVPEIDVIAPSAAAPIETSSPEAASSDTAPSEAASPDVAPSEAVTSEAALPDAAPSAEPAP, encoded by the coding sequence ATCACTACGACTGAAATCTCTCCCGTACAGCCCGAAGAAGATCAGCTCGCGCTCGAACAGCAACTTTACGAAGAGTCGCTCAAAGTTCTCGACGAAGGCCAAGTTCTAACCGGCACGATCGTCCAGAAAGACAAAGACGAATTACTCGTCGACGTCGGTGGTAAGTCCGAAGGCGTGCTTCCGTTCCGCGAGCTCTCGCTCGCTGTCGAGCCGAAGCTGCTCAAAGTCGGCGATACGCTCGAAGTCATGATTCACCGCATCGACGATCTCGACGGAACGCTGTTCCTGTCGGAGCGTCGTGCCCGCGCGCTCAAGACGTGGGAAAAGGTCATCGAAGCGCACGAACGCGATGAAGTGATCGAAGCGACGGTAACGCAAGTCGTTAAGGGCGGTGTGCTCGTCGATCTGGGCATGCGCGGATTCGTCCCGGCCTCGCAGATTCGCCGCCAACCCGTCGGTAATCTCGATGAGTTGGTCGGCCAGCGTTTGCGTTTGAAAGTAATCGATCTCGATCACAAACGCCATCGCGTCGTCCTGTCGCAGCGCTTAGTACTCGAGGAAGAGCTGCAGGCCAAGAAGCAAGAGCTGCTCGACACGTTGGAAGTGGGACAGATCCGCGAAGGCATCGTCGTGCGTCTCGCCGATTTCGGTGCGTTCGTCGATCTCGGCGGCATCGACGGGTTAATTCACAACAGCGAGCTGTCGTACGCACGCATCAAGCATCCTTCGGAAGTCGCGCGTATCGGCGATGTGGTGCAAGTCGAGATCATGAAGTTCGATCCCGACGCGAAAAAGGTGAGCTTGTCGCTCAAACACGCGCTTCCCGATCCGTGGGACGAGCATGCGGACAAGTTGTACGAAACCAATAAACTGACGGCGCAAGTCGTCAAAGTTACGCCGAACTATTTGCTGGTCGAGATCATTCCGGGCATTCTGGCGATGGTTCCGAAGGGCGAGTTCGACTCGGTCGCCCAGTACAGTCCCGGGCAAGACGTCGAAGTGACGCTGCTGACGATCAATCACGCGACCCGGCGCATCACCGCGTCGATCCAACACGTGGCCGACGTTCCGCTCGAGGAAATCGAACAGATCGTCGTTCCCGAGATCGACGTCATCGCGCCGTCGGCCGCTGCGCCGATAGAGACGTCGTCGCCCGAAGCTGCATCGTCGGACACGGCTCCGTCCGAAGCTGCATCGCCCGATGTGGCTCCGTCCGAAGCCGTTACCTCTGAAGCTGCATTGCCCGACGCCGCTCCTTCGGCGGAGCCGGCTCCCTAG
- the mutM gene encoding bifunctional DNA-formamidopyrimidine glycosylase/DNA-(apurinic or apyrimidinic site) lyase — protein MRGLAAAAVGKRIERAEVRLAKIGVAPPGVVFVDAAAGERIVGARRRGKYAILDLASGRSLVTSLRMTGRMLMQRAGEPDYPGTHIVLHFTDDTRLSFADVRTFGRMRLVEPGEAWDRDLGVEPLSPDFTVKAVTGMLAGRTTPVKVALLDQRRIAGIGNIYACEALWEAGIRPSRPSKSLTAPRILRLHRAIVNVLDRAVTMRGSSIDDYVDAGGLRGGFQNVLSVYGRLGEPCLRCGKPVIRTVLGQRGTWWCRGCQR, from the coding sequence GTGCGCGGCTTAGCCGCGGCAGCGGTCGGCAAACGGATCGAGCGCGCCGAGGTGCGGCTTGCGAAAATCGGTGTGGCGCCGCCCGGTGTCGTGTTCGTCGACGCCGCGGCGGGCGAGCGAATCGTGGGGGCACGGCGGCGCGGTAAGTACGCGATCCTTGACTTGGCCTCGGGCCGTAGCCTCGTAACCAGCCTACGCATGACCGGGCGCATGTTGATGCAGCGCGCCGGAGAGCCGGATTATCCCGGCACCCATATCGTCTTGCACTTCACCGACGATACCCGCCTGAGTTTCGCCGACGTGCGCACCTTCGGCCGGATGCGCCTGGTCGAACCCGGCGAAGCGTGGGATCGCGACCTCGGCGTGGAGCCCCTCTCGCCAGACTTTACAGTCAAGGCCGTAACGGGTATGCTGGCGGGGCGAACGACGCCGGTCAAGGTGGCACTTCTCGACCAGCGGCGCATAGCGGGCATCGGCAACATCTATGCTTGCGAAGCGCTCTGGGAGGCGGGCATCCGCCCGAGCCGTCCCTCCAAGTCGTTGACCGCTCCGCGGATTCTCCGGCTCCATCGTGCTATCGTCAACGTGCTGGATCGCGCGGTGACCATGCGCGGTTCGAGCATCGACGACTATGTCGACGCCGGGGGGTTGCGGGGAGGCTTTCAAAACGTCTTGTCGGTATACGGCCGGCTCGGCGAACCGTGCCTACGATGTGGCAAGCCCGTCATCCGGACGGTACTCGGTCAACGCGGAACCTGGTGGTGCCGCGGATGCCAACGATAA
- a CDS encoding DUF192 domain-containing protein, with translation MFDLLLASIVAAASPAPSPLPVIALHAPQATLHLEVARNDPQRERGLMDRTSLPEHTGMLFVFDSDGPVTFWMKDTLIPLDMVFVAADGTVRLVDAAVAPAPRNAADPAIPIEPGAAKYVIELPSGEAARDGIKRGTHLTIPPGA, from the coding sequence ATGTTTGATCTGTTGCTGGCGTCGATCGTGGCCGCTGCGTCGCCTGCGCCCAGCCCATTGCCGGTGATAGCGCTGCACGCTCCGCAAGCGACGCTGCACCTCGAAGTGGCGCGCAACGACCCACAGCGCGAACGCGGCTTGATGGATCGAACGTCGTTGCCCGAACACACCGGAATGCTGTTCGTTTTCGACAGCGACGGACCGGTGACGTTCTGGATGAAAGATACACTGATTCCGCTCGATATGGTATTCGTCGCTGCCGACGGCACGGTTCGTTTGGTCGACGCGGCGGTGGCGCCGGCACCGCGGAATGCCGCCGATCCGGCTATTCCAATAGAGCCGGGCGCTGCGAAGTACGTGATCGAGCTTCCGTCGGGCGAGGCGGCGCGCGACGGGATCAAACGCGGAACCCACTTGACCATTCCGCCTGGTGCCTGA
- the polA gene encoding DNA polymerase I, whose product MLLDTYGLVYRAFFALPGLTTSKGVPINAAYGFTMMLNKIIADEKPVHVIAAFDKGMPAHRIALYKKYKAQREKMPDELRSQFALVRRILDVFGIPIVELDGQEADDVIATLARQAEEAGEQTVIVTGDLDLLQVVDERTTALVTRRGITDLARYDPEAVRARFGLDPSQLPDYRGLKGDPSDNLPGIPGVGEKTATKLLQAAGSLDALVANPTLAGTPKLQKLIEQYGDQACLCRTVSIVVRDLPVTVDWEASRYRAPDKAELFELYSDLEFKSLVAKLQAPPELLLLDARTGLNGSYRSYAAAADPPEFERLAGELRELASAARIALAVLGHDLGASAAPETGLDFPLAALAHGGVRDALQTLLRSDALLVAYDAKRLMRALLDRGIDVPQFADDAMLAAHLLDPGRGFADPQDAAAAILGASTESSAAAVADATLRMIEPERASLQEREQLDLYRNVELPLAPVLAKMEAAGVAIDLGELAIVGREVESAASRLQRHIFDFAGEEFNIGSPLQLGKILFDKLQIPNGKKSKTGWATGVEVLQGLSREYPICALVLEWREVTKLKNTYVDVIGSSVDPADGRLHTVFNQTSTATGRLSSTNPNLQNVPVRGELGRKIRKAFVAGGEEYLLVAADYSQIELRLMAHLSGDEAMRAAFHEGQDIHDFTARQIFNVAAGDNVDGNQRRMAKSVNFGLLYGMSDFGLAQRLEIGRAEAREITAAYFARFPSVRAYIDRTIAEGRRNGYVSTMLGRRRYMPGLTSGNYMLRAAAEREATNAPLQGSAADLMKLAMVRIDAALTRSGLDARMLLQIHDELIFEVLVSQRDALAALVREHMESAVALSVPLEVTVKTGHNWYDVEPLLEEEGANV is encoded by the coding sequence ATGTTGCTCGATACCTACGGGTTAGTGTATCGCGCATTTTTTGCGCTGCCCGGTCTGACGACCAGCAAGGGCGTGCCGATCAACGCAGCCTACGGTTTTACGATGATGCTCAACAAGATCATCGCCGACGAAAAACCGGTACACGTGATTGCGGCGTTCGATAAAGGCATGCCGGCGCATCGCATCGCGTTGTATAAAAAATACAAAGCGCAACGCGAAAAGATGCCCGACGAATTGCGCAGCCAGTTCGCGCTCGTGCGCCGAATCCTCGACGTGTTCGGTATTCCGATCGTCGAACTCGACGGGCAAGAAGCCGATGACGTGATCGCAACCTTGGCTCGGCAAGCCGAAGAAGCCGGCGAGCAAACCGTCATCGTCACCGGCGATCTCGATTTGTTACAGGTCGTGGACGAACGCACGACTGCGCTCGTGACGCGCCGCGGAATCACCGATCTGGCCCGATACGACCCAGAAGCGGTGCGCGCACGCTTCGGACTGGACCCGTCGCAGTTGCCGGATTATCGCGGGCTCAAGGGCGATCCGTCGGATAATCTGCCGGGTATCCCGGGCGTCGGCGAAAAGACCGCGACGAAGTTATTGCAGGCGGCCGGTTCGCTGGACGCGCTCGTTGCAAATCCCACGCTGGCCGGAACGCCAAAGTTGCAAAAGCTGATCGAGCAATACGGCGATCAGGCCTGTTTGTGCCGCACGGTTTCGATCGTGGTTCGGGACTTGCCGGTCACCGTCGATTGGGAAGCCAGTCGATACCGCGCACCCGATAAGGCCGAACTCTTTGAACTGTACAGCGATCTCGAATTCAAATCGTTAGTCGCAAAGCTACAGGCACCGCCCGAACTGCTCTTGCTCGACGCGCGAACGGGATTGAATGGTTCGTACCGCTCGTATGCCGCCGCCGCCGATCCGCCGGAGTTCGAACGGCTCGCCGGGGAACTGCGAGAATTGGCGAGTGCCGCGCGCATCGCGCTTGCGGTATTGGGCCACGACCTAGGTGCGAGCGCGGCTCCCGAAACCGGACTCGACTTTCCGCTCGCAGCCCTGGCGCACGGCGGAGTGCGCGACGCGTTACAAACGCTGTTGCGGTCGGACGCGTTGCTCGTTGCGTACGATGCGAAACGCCTCATGCGCGCGCTGTTGGATCGCGGCATCGACGTTCCGCAATTCGCCGACGACGCGATGCTCGCGGCGCATCTATTGGATCCGGGCCGCGGCTTCGCCGATCCCCAAGATGCTGCGGCGGCGATATTGGGCGCTTCGACCGAATCGAGTGCAGCCGCCGTCGCCGATGCGACGCTACGCATGATCGAACCCGAACGAGCCTCGTTACAAGAGCGCGAGCAGCTCGATCTCTACCGCAATGTCGAACTTCCTCTCGCGCCCGTCCTGGCGAAAATGGAAGCCGCCGGCGTCGCCATCGACCTTGGCGAACTGGCCATCGTCGGCCGCGAGGTGGAATCGGCAGCGAGCAGGCTGCAGCGGCACATCTTCGACTTTGCCGGCGAAGAGTTCAACATCGGCTCTCCGTTGCAACTCGGCAAGATTCTCTTCGACAAACTCCAGATTCCGAACGGGAAAAAGAGCAAGACCGGTTGGGCGACCGGCGTGGAAGTTCTCCAAGGATTGTCGCGTGAGTATCCGATTTGTGCGTTGGTGCTCGAATGGCGCGAAGTCACCAAACTCAAGAACACGTACGTCGACGTCATTGGGTCGTCGGTCGACCCCGCCGACGGACGGCTGCATACGGTATTCAATCAAACATCGACAGCAACCGGCCGGCTGTCGTCGACCAACCCTAACCTGCAAAACGTGCCGGTGCGCGGCGAGCTCGGGCGAAAGATCCGCAAAGCGTTCGTCGCCGGCGGCGAAGAGTATCTCTTGGTCGCAGCCGATTACAGTCAAATCGAGCTGCGCTTGATGGCCCATCTGTCCGGCGATGAAGCGATGCGCGCGGCGTTTCATGAAGGTCAAGACATTCACGATTTCACCGCGCGTCAGATCTTCAACGTGGCCGCCGGCGACAACGTCGACGGCAATCAGCGCCGCATGGCCAAGAGCGTAAACTTCGGATTGCTCTACGGCATGTCGGATTTCGGATTAGCGCAACGGCTCGAGATCGGCCGGGCTGAAGCGAGGGAGATCACCGCGGCATATTTCGCGCGTTTTCCGTCGGTGCGCGCGTACATCGATCGAACGATTGCAGAGGGCCGGCGTAACGGCTACGTTTCGACGATGCTCGGGCGCCGGCGCTACATGCCGGGTTTGACTTCGGGTAATTATATGTTGCGTGCGGCCGCCGAGCGAGAAGCGACCAATGCCCCGCTGCAAGGCAGTGCGGCAGATCTCATGAAGCTGGCGATGGTCCGCATCGATGCAGCGCTGACCCGCTCCGGACTGGATGCGCGTATGCTGCTGCAAATTCATGACGAGTTGATTTTCGAGGTGCTCGTGTCGCAACGCGATGCATTGGCCGCACTGGTGCGCGAACATATGGAAAGCGCGGTCGCGCTGAGCGTGCCGCTGGAAGTCACGGTAAAAACCGGCCACAACTGGTACGACGTCGAGCCGTTGCTCGAGGAGGAAGGCGCGAATGTTTGA
- a CDS encoding fumarylacetoacetate hydrolase family protein, which yields MRLVTFRTRDGRTLPGALEGDAIRTISTATMRDYIALAPHERIAWHSPEPLIPLADVELDAPVRPARNVFCVGRNYLEHAKEGAKASGRELKLPDVPTFFTKAPTAIVGPGATVRLERSISSEYDFEAELAVVIGARCKNVTESEALDVVFGYTAFNDVTARDLQRAHVQWFKGKSLDDSAPIGPWIVTPEEIGDPQALSIGFRLNGIEKQRSNTSEMIFSIPRLIAELSRGMTLLPGDVIATGTPAGVGFARTPPEFLSDGDAMQVEIGGIGSLRNPVSIA from the coding sequence ATGCGGCTGGTTACGTTTCGAACGCGCGACGGGCGAACGCTCCCGGGAGCGCTCGAGGGGGATGCCATCCGCACGATCTCGACGGCAACGATGCGCGACTACATCGCGTTGGCGCCGCACGAGCGCATCGCCTGGCACTCACCCGAACCGTTGATTCCGCTCGCCGACGTCGAGCTCGACGCACCGGTGCGCCCGGCGCGCAACGTGTTTTGCGTCGGCCGTAATTATTTGGAGCACGCAAAAGAGGGCGCCAAAGCCTCGGGACGTGAGCTCAAGCTTCCAGACGTTCCGACGTTCTTTACCAAAGCGCCGACGGCCATCGTCGGCCCGGGCGCGACCGTGCGCCTCGAGCGTTCGATCTCGAGCGAGTACGATTTCGAGGCCGAGCTGGCCGTCGTGATCGGAGCACGTTGCAAAAACGTAACCGAGAGCGAGGCCTTGGACGTGGTGTTCGGATATACGGCGTTCAACGACGTCACCGCGCGCGATCTCCAGCGCGCACACGTGCAGTGGTTCAAGGGAAAAAGTTTAGACGATAGCGCGCCCATCGGCCCGTGGATCGTGACACCCGAGGAGATCGGCGATCCGCAGGCGCTCTCCATCGGCTTCCGTTTAAACGGCATCGAGAAGCAGCGCAGCAACACGTCGGAAATGATCTTTTCGATACCGCGCCTAATCGCCGAACTTAGTCGCGGTATGACGTTACTTCCGGGCGACGTCATCGCAACCGGAACTCCGGCCGGCGTAGGATTCGCTCGAACGCCGCCGGAATTTTTATCGGACGGAGACGCAATGCAAGTAGAAATCGGCGGTATCGGTTCCCTTCGCAACCCGGTATCGATCGCGTGA
- a CDS encoding DUF4267 domain-containing protein, with amino-acid sequence MTAAFIAGGVVAAGLILVGLWALFDPRRMAHAYGLPAEGSHAHGFTRATGIRDLIIGGVLGAAVVLHDLPFIAVLAVAGIVLSIADFVIAYHGAGRRIRPAHANHAAGVIAFILVLAMALLAIGI; translated from the coding sequence GTGACGGCCGCATTCATTGCCGGCGGCGTCGTCGCGGCCGGACTCATTTTGGTCGGCCTCTGGGCGCTGTTCGATCCGCGTCGCATGGCACACGCATACGGTCTTCCCGCCGAAGGTTCGCACGCACACGGCTTTACGCGCGCGACCGGCATTCGCGATCTCATCATCGGTGGGGTGCTCGGCGCCGCCGTCGTGCTGCACGATTTGCCATTCATCGCCGTTTTGGCCGTCGCTGGAATCGTGTTATCGATCGCCGATTTCGTCATTGCGTATCACGGCGCAGGGCGGCGGATTCGTCCCGCGCACGCAAATCATGCGGCCGGCGTTATCGCATTCATCTTGGTACTGGCAATGGCGTTGCTGGCGATCGGCATATAA
- a CDS encoding Re/Si-specific NAD(P)(+) transhydrogenase subunit alpha has translation MIVAVPRESSAAERRVALVPETVVKLVKSGIDVRIARGAGAGASFPDETYAAAGATLIDDQPQSYADVDALITVGRPPGAILQALRPGTVVVGFFNPLGDPQYVETLKSAGVNALAMEMIPRITRAQSMDALSSQSNIAGYKAVLLGAATLPRFFPMLTTAAGTIPPAKVLILGAGVAGLQAIATARRLGAVVSGYDVRAAVKEQIQSLGATFLEFDLGGDAEGAGGYAKELTPEQQERQRAWMVDQIGANDVVVTTALIPGRKAPILISEAAVAAMKPGSVVVDLSAEAGGNCALTVAGETIVSPNGVTIIGTTNLPGTMPYHASQLYSRNVYALLSPWIKDGNLIIDSNDEVARGACVAGAAATGGSA, from the coding sequence ATGATCGTCGCCGTACCTCGCGAGAGCTCGGCCGCCGAACGTCGCGTCGCACTCGTGCCCGAAACGGTTGTTAAGCTCGTGAAATCGGGTATCGATGTGCGCATCGCACGCGGAGCGGGCGCGGGCGCTTCTTTTCCGGACGAAACCTATGCGGCCGCCGGGGCCACCTTGATCGACGACCAGCCGCAATCGTACGCGGATGTCGACGCGTTGATTACGGTCGGACGTCCACCCGGAGCAATACTGCAAGCTCTGCGACCGGGTACCGTGGTCGTCGGATTTTTCAATCCATTGGGCGATCCGCAGTACGTCGAAACGCTGAAAAGCGCCGGCGTCAACGCGCTGGCTATGGAAATGATACCGCGTATCACACGCGCGCAATCGATGGACGCCTTGTCGTCGCAAAGCAACATCGCAGGCTATAAAGCGGTGCTACTCGGTGCGGCCACACTACCGAGATTCTTTCCGATGCTCACGACGGCAGCCGGAACGATTCCGCCCGCCAAAGTACTGATACTGGGCGCCGGCGTTGCCGGTCTACAGGCGATCGCTACGGCGCGACGGTTGGGCGCGGTCGTGAGCGGATACGACGTACGCGCCGCCGTCAAAGAGCAAATACAGTCGTTGGGCGCGACCTTTTTAGAATTCGATCTTGGCGGCGACGCCGAAGGCGCCGGCGGCTACGCGAAAGAGCTGACGCCCGAACAACAAGAGCGACAACGCGCGTGGATGGTCGATCAAATTGGAGCCAACGACGTCGTCGTTACCACCGCGCTCATTCCCGGACGCAAAGCACCGATCTTGATCAGTGAAGCGGCTGTCGCCGCCATGAAGCCCGGAAGCGTCGTCGTCGACCTTTCCGCCGAAGCCGGCGGCAACTGCGCCTTGACCGTCGCGGGCGAAACGATCGTCTCGCCCAATGGCGTGACGATTATCGGAACCACCAACTTGCCCGGCACGATGCCCTACCACGCCAGCCAGCTGTACTCGCGTAACGTGTACGCGTTGTTGTCGCCGTGGATCAAAGACGGCAATCTCATTATCGATTCGAACGACGAAGTCGCTCGCGGCGCGTGCGTCGCCGGCGCGGCTGCGACCGGAGGTTCCGCGTGA
- a CDS encoding NAD(P) transhydrogenase subunit alpha has translation MSDVSHYISLLTVLLLAVFVGFEVISKVPTTLHTPLMSATNAIHGIVLAGAIVIVAQLFGATTQGPLMTILAIVAVTLGAINVFGGFAVTERMLQMFRRKDSKK, from the coding sequence GTGAGCGACGTTTCTCATTATATCAGCCTGCTGACCGTGTTATTGCTGGCAGTGTTCGTCGGCTTCGAAGTCATCTCGAAAGTGCCGACCACCCTGCACACACCGCTCATGTCGGCGACCAATGCTATCCACGGCATCGTGCTGGCGGGCGCAATCGTCATCGTCGCGCAACTCTTTGGGGCGACAACGCAAGGTCCGCTCATGACGATCCTGGCGATCGTCGCGGTAACGCTCGGCGCGATCAACGTGTTCGGCGGATTCGCAGTCACCGAACGCATGCTGCAAATGTTCCGCCGCAAGGATTCCAAGAAGTGA
- a CDS encoding NAD(P)(+) transhydrogenase (Re/Si-specific) subunit beta → MSAGSIVIALADLVAIALFIYGLHDLNSPATARRGNRLAMAGMFIALVGVGASTQGVGWWAIAIGTVIGGVIGVYAALKVKMTAMPQMVALYNGAGGGAAALISTVEFYVVRGGTVGMDDVIAISLVLSAIIGAISFAGSIVAFLKLQELMTGRPITYPGQQFVNALVAISILALAGWFVVTLGILPLWAFGIMMAAALVLGVLFVLPIGGADMPVVISLLNSFTGLAVAITGFEISSTLLIICGALVGASGTLLTVLMGRAMNRPLTNVLFGAFGAAGGSEPAASGSGAAQQVRSASADDVAVMLAYASKVIFVPGYGMAVAQAQHSVKALADQLEKRGVKVAYAIHPVAGRMPGHMNVLLAESNVPYNQLLDMEDVNPEFPTTDVALVIGANDVTNPAARNVTSSPIYGMPILDVDKAANVVVLKRSMRSGFAGIENPLYELPNTSMLFGDAKASVDELTAAVKAL, encoded by the coding sequence GTGAGCGCCGGTTCGATCGTTATCGCGCTGGCCGACCTCGTCGCCATCGCACTGTTTATCTACGGCCTGCACGACTTGAATTCGCCGGCCACAGCGCGACGCGGCAATCGTCTCGCGATGGCCGGCATGTTCATCGCGCTGGTCGGCGTCGGCGCATCGACGCAAGGCGTCGGCTGGTGGGCAATCGCGATCGGCACCGTTATCGGCGGCGTGATCGGCGTTTACGCGGCGCTCAAAGTAAAGATGACCGCCATGCCGCAAATGGTCGCGCTGTATAACGGCGCGGGCGGCGGCGCGGCCGCATTGATATCAACTGTCGAGTTCTACGTGGTTCGCGGCGGCACCGTCGGGATGGACGACGTCATCGCGATCTCGTTGGTCCTATCCGCGATCATCGGTGCGATCAGCTTCGCCGGTTCGATCGTTGCGTTTCTCAAGCTCCAAGAGCTGATGACGGGCCGTCCGATCACGTATCCCGGCCAACAATTCGTCAACGCGCTGGTGGCTATCTCGATTCTCGCGCTAGCGGGCTGGTTCGTCGTGACGTTGGGCATTTTGCCGCTGTGGGCGTTTGGCATCATGATGGCGGCGGCACTGGTACTCGGCGTGCTGTTCGTGCTGCCGATCGGCGGCGCCGACATGCCGGTCGTGATCTCGCTCCTCAACTCGTTCACCGGTTTAGCCGTCGCGATCACCGGCTTCGAAATTTCGAGCACGCTGTTGATTATCTGCGGCGCGCTGGTCGGCGCCAGCGGCACGTTACTGACGGTCCTAATGGGCCGCGCGATGAATCGCCCGCTTACCAACGTGCTGTTCGGCGCGTTCGGTGCGGCCGGCGGTTCGGAGCCCGCAGCAAGCGGCAGCGGGGCAGCGCAGCAAGTACGCAGTGCCAGCGCCGACGACGTCGCCGTCATGTTGGCCTACGCGAGCAAAGTAATCTTCGTTCCGGGCTACGGCATGGCCGTCGCACAAGCGCAACACAGCGTGAAAGCGCTAGCCGATCAGCTCGAAAAACGCGGCGTCAAGGTGGCGTACGCGATCCATCCCGTTGCCGGGCGGATGCCCGGCCACATGAACGTCTTGCTAGCCGAATCGAACGTGCCCTACAACCAATTGCTCGACATGGAAGACGTGAACCCCGAGTTTCCCACCACCGACGTCGCGCTGGTGATCGGCGCGAACGACGTTACCAATCCGGCGGCGCGTAATGTGACCAGTTCGCCGATTTATGGCATGCCGATTCTCGACGTAGATAAAGCCGCCAACGTCGTCGTGCTCAAGCGCTCGATGCGTTCCGGCTTCGCCGGCATCGAGAATCCACTCTACGAACTTCCCAACACTTCGATGCTGTTCGGCGACGCAAAGGCATCGGTCGACGAACTTACCGCAGCGGTAAAGGCACTGTAA
- a CDS encoding DUF1398 family protein, whose product MLDDEMEAAASFCLNGAQQNTLTFPEIVGSLQRQGFEGYTINFRCSLATYYTPDGRSVSLATHVVKTPVAAALDAVTLQAAIREAQQLVAGYTYLGFCEKAAAAGCAGYFVSFSGKRVLYIGRDAGVHEERFPD is encoded by the coding sequence ATGCTCGACGACGAGATGGAAGCCGCAGCGTCCTTTTGTTTGAACGGCGCGCAGCAAAATACGCTGACATTTCCGGAAATCGTCGGGTCGCTGCAACGCCAGGGCTTCGAGGGTTATACGATCAATTTTCGATGTTCGCTCGCAACGTATTATACTCCGGACGGACGCAGCGTTTCGCTTGCCACCCACGTCGTCAAGACACCCGTTGCCGCCGCGCTCGACGCTGTAACATTACAAGCTGCAATACGGGAAGCGCAGCAGCTCGTTGCCGGATACACGTACCTTGGTTTTTGCGAGAAGGCGGCAGCCGCCGGATGCGCCGGATACTTCGTCTCGTTTTCCGGAAAGCGCGTGCTCTATATCGGACGCGACGCGGGCGTACATGAGGAGCGCTTCCCCGACTGA